The proteins below are encoded in one region of Shewanella putrefaciens:
- a CDS encoding response regulator yields MGKPYSVLVVDDHPLLRKGICQLIASDPDFSLFGEAGSGLDALSAVATDEPDIILLDLNMKGMTGLDTLNAMRQEGVTSRIVILTVSDAKQDVIRLLRAGADGYLLKDTEPDLLLDKLKNAMLGHRVISDEVEEYLYELKDAADEQEWLSSLTPRELQILQQLAEGLSNRMISEHLHISEGTVKVHVKNLLRKANAKSRTEMAVRYLNH; encoded by the coding sequence GGTCGATGATCATCCTCTTTTACGCAAGGGCATATGCCAACTGATCGCCTCAGATCCTGATTTTAGCCTCTTTGGTGAAGCGGGCAGTGGCCTAGACGCCCTGAGCGCTGTGGCTACGGATGAACCCGATATCATCTTGCTTGATCTGAATATGAAAGGCATGACAGGCCTAGATACCCTCAACGCCATGCGCCAAGAGGGTGTGACCTCGCGCATAGTGATCCTTACCGTATCCGATGCAAAACAGGATGTTATCCGCCTGCTACGTGCGGGAGCCGACGGTTATTTGCTCAAAGACACTGAGCCAGATTTACTGCTAGATAAACTCAAAAATGCCATGTTAGGCCATAGAGTCATCAGCGATGAAGTCGAAGAATATCTCTATGAGCTCAAAGACGCGGCCGACGAGCAAGAATGGCTGTCGAGCCTCACGCCTAGGGAGTTACAAATTCTGCAACAGTTGGCAGAAGGGCTAAGCAACCGTATGATTTCAGAGCATTTACATATCAGTGAAGGCACGGTTAAAGTACATGTGAAAAACCTACTGCGTAAGGCAAATGCCAAGTCGAGAACCGAAATGGCGGTAAGATATCTCAATCATTAG
- a CDS encoding YacL family protein encodes MEYEFRRNSLTGTYLATFSMDHEVLGQWFSEELGPELAKVQQVLDVIKDIQADKLTSWRLVGNDFTLELEREQARVFANTLGFEQEFELEEAMSLYDAESEAYCGLEDFEQALLSWYEFVQKGC; translated from the coding sequence ATGGAATATGAATTTAGGCGTAACAGTTTGACTGGCACTTATTTAGCCACCTTTAGCATGGATCATGAAGTGCTAGGCCAGTGGTTTTCTGAAGAGTTAGGGCCAGAGTTAGCCAAAGTTCAGCAAGTGTTGGATGTAATAAAAGATATTCAGGCTGACAAACTCACCTCATGGCGCCTCGTTGGCAATGATTTTACCTTAGAGTTAGAGCGCGAGCAGGCGCGAGTCTTTGCTAATACCTTAGGTTTTGAGCAAGAGTTTGAACTTGAAGAGGCGATGTCGCTCTATGATGCGGAGTCTGAGGCCTATTGTGGTCTAGAGGACTTTGAGCAAGCCCTATTAAGTTGGTACGAGTTTGTGCAAAAGGGCTGTTAG
- a CDS encoding zinc transporter ZntB, producing the protein MHDGFIYSLVLSGDQAGTVLSSEQIDSWDPNNGLLWVHLRYRHKKARHWVLNSGLNRVETDALLAQDTRPRAVIAGEGVLLALRGVNLNPNSAPEDMVAIRIYADKQRIISTCDRELQSAKDVAELIVEGTGPTTTGDFIVAICEKLTTHKVEFIDKLEEQLSELEELVVSGNLKDLRTDIAELRRQAVTLRRYLAPQKEAFSKLLSDQFILFNDPERLKMRETTDKLVRTLEDLDALRDRANVTQEELLSQQSEQLNKRLYFLSLVSAIFLPLGFLTGLLGVNIGGIPGADNTWAFATFCGILISLVALQMTLFYRFKWL; encoded by the coding sequence ATGCACGATGGATTTATCTATAGCTTAGTGCTGAGTGGCGATCAAGCAGGTACTGTCTTAAGCTCTGAGCAAATTGACAGCTGGGATCCCAATAACGGTTTACTCTGGGTACACCTACGTTATCGCCATAAAAAAGCCCGTCATTGGGTGCTCAATAGCGGCCTAAATAGAGTCGAAACCGACGCCCTTCTCGCCCAAGATACTCGCCCGAGGGCCGTCATCGCCGGTGAAGGAGTATTGCTGGCACTGCGCGGCGTCAACCTCAACCCTAACTCCGCCCCCGAAGACATGGTCGCTATCCGTATTTATGCCGATAAACAGCGGATTATTTCGACCTGTGATCGCGAGTTGCAGTCCGCCAAAGACGTGGCAGAACTCATAGTAGAGGGCACAGGACCGACAACGACGGGAGACTTTATCGTCGCGATATGTGAAAAGTTGACCACTCACAAGGTGGAATTTATCGATAAGTTAGAAGAACAACTATCTGAATTAGAAGAATTAGTTGTCTCTGGCAATCTTAAAGACTTGAGGACAGATATCGCCGAATTACGCCGCCAAGCGGTCACGCTGCGCCGCTATTTAGCGCCACAAAAAGAAGCCTTCTCTAAACTCCTCAGCGATCAGTTTATTCTGTTTAACGATCCGGAGCGGCTAAAAATGCGGGAAACCACAGACAAGCTTGTTCGGACCCTCGAAGATCTCGATGCCCTGCGCGATAGGGCGAATGTGACCCAAGAAGAATTGCTTAGCCAACAATCGGAGCAGCTCAATAAACGCTTATATTTCCTATCCTTAGTATCTGCTATTTTCTTACCTTTGGGCTTTTTAACCGGTTTACTGGGGGTCAATATTGGCGGCATACCTGGGGCTGACAACACTTGGGCCTTTGCCACCTTCTGCGGCATATTAATCTCTCTCGTTGCCCTGCAAATGACGCTGTTTTATCGATTTAAGTGGTTATAA
- a CDS encoding succinylglutamate desuccinylase/aspartoacylase family protein, with product MLPSKSFLQIGELAAGQALTLPIYHFKPSDDKATGPKVYIQANVHGAEVQGNAVIYQLMKQLEHCDILGEITLVPLANPLGINQKSGEFTLGRFDPITGANWNREYLNHSIDLPTWYREHAHLSDAELVQAYRSTLIEACQQKLRTDWGITTGHRLAVNLQAMAHQADIVLDLHTGPKSCKHLYCPEYDLAAAQFFSIPYTLVIPNSFGGAMDEAAFCPWWQLSDMAKILGRDFGIAVSAFTLELASQERVCLEDALTDAQGILAYLSHRGVIAQSVMPANMPRLGCYLKDYKKYHAPSSGLVEYLAPVGEPLAAGQPLVNLLRLDLYGTADELKTLTLPLDCVPILHFASASVHQGTELYKVMTNLFELPTS from the coding sequence ATGTTGCCTTCAAAATCGTTTTTGCAGATTGGGGAGCTTGCCGCAGGGCAAGCACTCACATTACCTATTTACCATTTCAAGCCGAGCGACGATAAAGCGACTGGCCCTAAAGTGTATATTCAGGCCAATGTCCACGGCGCGGAAGTGCAGGGTAATGCGGTGATCTATCAGTTGATGAAGCAGCTTGAACACTGTGACATCTTAGGGGAAATCACCTTAGTGCCACTCGCCAATCCATTAGGCATCAATCAAAAAAGTGGTGAATTTACCCTAGGGCGTTTCGATCCTATCACTGGGGCAAACTGGAACCGTGAATACCTGAATCACAGTATCGACTTACCCACTTGGTATAGAGAACATGCCCACCTGAGTGATGCTGAGCTTGTTCAAGCCTATCGCAGCACTCTAATTGAGGCTTGTCAGCAGAAATTGCGCACCGATTGGGGGATAACGACGGGGCATAGGCTCGCGGTTAATCTGCAGGCTATGGCCCACCAAGCCGATATAGTGCTGGATCTACACACTGGCCCTAAGTCCTGTAAGCATTTGTATTGCCCAGAATATGACTTGGCCGCAGCGCAATTTTTCTCTATTCCTTACACCTTAGTTATCCCCAATAGTTTTGGTGGCGCTATGGATGAGGCGGCGTTTTGTCCTTGGTGGCAATTAAGTGATATGGCTAAGATCCTGGGGCGAGATTTTGGTATTGCGGTATCGGCCTTTACGCTGGAATTGGCGAGCCAAGAGCGGGTGTGTCTTGAGGATGCGCTCACCGATGCCCAAGGGATTTTAGCCTATTTGAGCCACAGAGGCGTGATCGCACAAAGCGTTATGCCCGCCAACATGCCACGCTTGGGTTGTTACCTTAAAGACTATAAAAAGTATCATGCGCCCAGTTCAGGTTTAGTGGAGTACCTTGCGCCCGTAGGTGAGCCATTGGCCGCGGGACAACCCTTAGTGAATTTACTGCGACTGGATTTATACGGTACGGCGGATGAACTTAAAACCTTAACTCTCCCGCTTGATTGCGTGCCGATTTTGCACTTTGCTTCGGCCTCGGTGCACCAAGGGACTGAACTCTATAAGGTGATGACAAATCTGTTTGAGTTGCCGACATCATAA
- the lysC gene encoding lysine-sensitive aspartokinase 3 — MSLVVAKFGGTSVADYGAMNRCADIVLANAACRLVVVSASSGVTNLLVELTQEAINDDGRLQRLKQIAQIQYAILDKLGRPNDVAAALDKLLSRMAVLSEALASTRSKATMDELLSLGEQCSSALFAAVLREKGANSSAFDVRRVLRTDSHFGRAEPQIEQIALLCSEHLLPLLSEQVIVTQGFIGADEAGQTTTLGRGGSDYSAALLAEALQASAVEIWTDVAGIYTTDPRLAPNAHPIAEISFNEAAEMATFGAKVLHPATILPAVRQQIQVFVGSSKEPEKGGTWIRHQVEDAPVFRAVALRRDQTLLNLHSLQMLHAQGFLAETFATLARHKISVDLITTSEVNVSLTLDKTGSDSSGQGLLSEALLQELSQHCRVRVEDGLALVAIIGNRIATTPGICRRVFEVLEPHNVRMICQGASPHNLCVLVAEAEAAQVVKALHENLFEGV, encoded by the coding sequence ATGTCCCTCGTTGTCGCAAAATTTGGTGGAACCTCGGTTGCCGATTACGGTGCTATGAATCGCTGCGCCGATATTGTGCTGGCTAATGCCGCTTGCCGTTTAGTGGTGGTCAGCGCCTCGAGCGGCGTGACTAATCTCTTGGTTGAATTAACCCAAGAAGCCATTAACGACGATGGTCGTTTGCAGCGATTAAAACAAATTGCGCAAATTCAATATGCGATTTTAGATAAGCTCGGCCGCCCCAACGATGTGGCCGCTGCATTAGATAAATTATTGAGCCGCATGGCGGTATTGAGCGAAGCTTTAGCCTCAACTCGCAGCAAAGCCACTATGGATGAGCTATTGTCCCTCGGTGAGCAATGCTCCTCCGCGTTATTTGCGGCGGTACTGCGGGAAAAAGGCGCTAATTCGAGTGCATTTGATGTGCGCCGTGTGCTGCGTACCGATAGCCACTTTGGCCGCGCCGAGCCGCAAATTGAGCAGATTGCTTTGCTTTGCAGTGAGCATTTGCTGCCACTGCTATCTGAGCAAGTTATTGTGACCCAAGGTTTTATTGGTGCCGATGAGGCAGGGCAAACCACTACACTTGGCCGCGGTGGTAGCGACTATTCCGCCGCGTTATTAGCCGAAGCTTTACAGGCTTCAGCGGTTGAGATTTGGACAGATGTGGCGGGTATTTATACGACAGATCCTCGCCTTGCGCCAAATGCGCACCCTATTGCCGAAATCAGTTTTAACGAAGCGGCCGAGATGGCGACCTTTGGTGCTAAAGTGTTGCATCCTGCGACGATCCTGCCTGCCGTTCGTCAGCAAATTCAAGTGTTTGTAGGTTCAAGCAAGGAGCCTGAAAAGGGCGGGACTTGGATCCGCCATCAAGTGGAAGATGCGCCCGTGTTCCGCGCCGTGGCGCTGCGCCGCGATCAAACCCTGTTAAATCTCCATAGCCTGCAAATGCTACATGCCCAGGGCTTTTTGGCCGAAACCTTTGCGACCTTGGCAAGGCATAAGATCAGTGTGGATTTGATTACTACATCGGAAGTGAACGTGTCACTGACGCTCGATAAAACCGGATCTGACTCCAGCGGTCAAGGCCTGTTGAGTGAAGCTTTGCTGCAGGAATTATCACAACATTGCCGAGTTCGGGTCGAAGATGGCTTAGCTCTGGTGGCGATTATTGGCAACCGTATTGCGACCACCCCGGGCATTTGTCGCCGGGTGTTTGAAGTGCTAGAACCCCACAATGTGCGGATGATTTGCCAAGGCGCCAGCCCACATAATTTATGTGTGTTAGTGGCCGAAGCGGAAGCGGCGCAGGTGGTTAAAGCATTGCACGAAAATCTGTTTGAAGGCGTCTAA
- a CDS encoding DUF3293 domain-containing protein: MDNTTQDLWQCYQTPLFLLTQALSCDFSFAVITAHNPASKLLSPSQNRLLDRQLLREIELLGSPYRALVGAAADLSHMEKSWAVFIDRTMALQLGKKFNQYAIYMVEQGEVSLVPCTLVEQEEVCLGKFSDYVQLVYELPDLDA, encoded by the coding sequence ATGGACAATACGACTCAAGATTTGTGGCAGTGTTATCAAACGCCGTTGTTTTTGCTGACTCAAGCATTATCCTGTGATTTTTCCTTTGCTGTTATTACCGCCCATAATCCCGCTTCAAAACTCCTCAGTCCCAGCCAAAACCGTTTACTCGATCGCCAACTTCTCCGTGAGATTGAATTATTGGGCAGTCCATACCGTGCCTTAGTGGGCGCTGCTGCGGATTTATCCCATATGGAAAAAAGTTGGGCCGTCTTTATCGATAGAACGATGGCGCTGCAACTGGGTAAGAAATTTAATCAGTATGCCATTTATATGGTGGAGCAAGGTGAGGTGAGCTTAGTGCCATGTACTCTGGTAGAGCAGGAGGAGGTTTGTTTAGGTAAATTCAGTGATTATGTGCAGCTTGTATATGAATTACCGGATTTAGATGCATAA
- the arcA gene encoding two-component system response regulator ArcA, translated as MQNPHILIVEDEAVTRNTLRSIFEAEGYVVTEANDGAEMHKAMQENKINLVVMDINLPGKNGLLLARELREINNIGLIFLTGRDNEVDKILGLEIGADDYITKPFNPRELTIRARNLLTRVNSAGNEVEEKSSVEYYRFNDWSLEINSRSLVSPQGESYKLPRSEFRAMLHFVENPGKILTRADLLMKMTGRELKPHDRTVDVTIRRIRKHFESLPDTPEIIATIHGEGYRFCGNLED; from the coding sequence ATGCAAAATCCGCACATTCTGATCGTTGAAGATGAAGCCGTTACCCGTAACACGCTGAGAAGTATTTTCGAGGCAGAAGGGTATGTGGTCACTGAGGCCAATGATGGCGCAGAAATGCATAAGGCTATGCAGGAAAACAAAATTAACTTGGTGGTTATGGATATTAACTTACCAGGTAAAAACGGTCTGTTGTTGGCACGTGAACTACGTGAAATCAACAACATCGGTCTTATCTTCCTGACAGGCCGTGACAACGAAGTCGACAAAATTCTTGGACTTGAAATTGGCGCGGACGATTATATTACCAAGCCGTTCAACCCACGTGAATTGACGATCCGTGCTCGCAACCTTCTGACTCGCGTCAATAGCGCTGGCAACGAAGTCGAAGAAAAGAGCTCTGTCGAATACTACCGTTTCAACGATTGGAGCCTAGAGATCAACAGTCGTTCACTGGTGAGCCCACAGGGTGAATCCTACAAACTGCCACGTAGCGAATTCCGCGCTATGCTGCACTTTGTTGAAAACCCAGGCAAAATCCTAACTCGTGCCGATCTGCTGATGAAAATGACTGGCCGTGAGTTAAAGCCACACGATCGTACCGTTGACGTGACTATCCGTCGCATCCGTAAGCATTTCGAAAGCTTGCCAGATACGCCAGAAATCATCGCGACTATCCACGGTGAAGGCTATCGTTTCTGCGGTAACTTAGAAGACTAA